In Pseudomonadaceae bacterium SI-3, the sequence CTGTCGTTCGAAACCCTTGCTGACTTCGACACGCCGCTGACGCTCTATCTCAAGCTGGCCGACGCGCCTAACTCCTACCTACTCGAGTCCGTACAGGGCGGGGAGAAGTGGGGGCGCTATTCGATTATCGGCCTGCCGTGCCGCACCGTGCTCAGGGTGCATGATCACAACGTTAGCGTGACCACCGATGGCATCGAGACCGAACAGTCCGAGGTCGAGGATCCGTTGGCCTTCGTCGAAGCCTTTCAGCAGCGCTATCGGGTGGCGCCGGTCGAAGGCTTGCCGCGTTTCAATGGCGGGCTGGTCGGATACTTCGGTTACGACAGCGTGCGCTATGTCGAACGCAAGCTGGCGACCTGTCCCAATCCCGACCCGTTGGGCACGCCGGATATCCTGTTGATGGTTTCCGATGCCGTGGTGGTCTTCGACAACCTCGCCGGAAAGCTGCACTGCATCGTGCTAGCCGATCCATCGCAGCCGAACGCCTATGAGGCGGGGCAGGCGCAACTTCAGGCGCTGCGCGAAAAACTGCGGCAGTCGATCACGCCGCGCCTGGGCCTGGACTTCGAGAATGGCGGCGACACCGAGCCGACCTTCCGCTCCAGCTTCAGTCGCGAGGACTACGAGCAGGCGGTCAACCGCATCAAGGACTACATCCTCGCCGGCGATTGCATGCAGGTGGTGATCTCCCAGCGCATGTCGATTCCCTTCAAGGCGGCACCGATCGATCTGTACCGCGCGCTGCGCTGCTTCAACCCGACGCCTTATATGTACTTCTTCAATTTCGGCGATTTCCACGTGGTGGGCTCGTCGCCGGAAGTGCTGGTGCGGGTGGAGGAAGGACTGGTGACGGTCCGACCTATCGCTGGCACCCGCCCGCGCGGCGTCAACGAGGAAGCCGATCTGGCTCTGGAGCAGGATCTGCTCAGCGACGCCAAGGAACTGGCCGAACACTTGATGCTGATCGACCTGGGCCGCAACGACGTCGGCCGCGTGGCCGAGAATGGTTCGGTGCGGCTTACCGAAAAGATGGTCATCGAGCGCTATTCCAACGTGATGCATATCGTCTCCAACGTCACCGGCCAGCTCAAGGCACCACTGACGGCCATGGATGCGCTGCGCGCGATCCTGCCGGCCGGCACCTTGTCTGGTGCACCGAAGGTCCGCGCCATGGAGATCATCGACGAACTCGAACCGGTAAAACGCGGCGTGTATGGCGGTGCAGTCGGGTATCTGGCCTGGAACGGCAACATGGATACCGCTATTGCCATCCGTACCGCAGTGATCAAGGACGGCGAACTGCACGTGCAGGCCGGTGCCGGCATCGTCGCCGACTCGCAACCGGCGCTGGAATGGGAAGAAACACTGAACAAACGCCGCGCGATGTTCCGCGCGGTGGCCTTGGCAGAGCACGGGAGCGACTGACTTCGGCGCGGCTCAGGGGTTCATTCGGCGACTGCGACTAAAGTCCTTATTAGTCATATGGTAATGGCTATTGGCTAGCCATATAGTCGTGGAAGCCGAGCAGGATCGCTCGGCGATCCAACTCCAGCCAATTCGAGCCAGCCATGTCGCAACTGCCGAGTCCCCGCTCATCCTCCGTTCGTCAGTCCTGGCCGTTGGCGTCATCGCTGGTGATTGCCCTCGCTGCGCTGCTGATGTTGGTCTGGCTGTTATCGAGTCTGGCGGATCTCAACGGCAGCCCGGTGTGGTTTCCGTTACCGCTGCACATCGCTGTCGAAACCTTCTCGATCGTTGTTGCCGCGTTGGTGTTCGCGGTGGCCTGGCACAGCCAGCAGCCAGTGCATCGATCGAATCCGCTGCTCGCCTGTGCGTTTCTGGCCATCGCGCTGTTGGATCTGGCGCATATGCTGTCCTACCGGGGTATGCCCGTTTGGGTGACACCCGCTTCGGCGGAAAAGGCGATCGCCTTCTGGCTGGTTTCCCGCGTCTTGCTCGCCTTCACCCTGCTCGCCGTGGCGTGCCGCCTGTGCCACCGAAGCATTCCACTGCCGCGGCACCTGCTGTTGGCATCGTCGCTGGGCTTGGTGGCCCTGGTTGTTTATCTGCAGCTGTTTCAGCCGCAGCTGTGGCCGCGAACTTTTGTTGAAGGGGAGGGGCTGACCCGCTTCAAGGTCCAGATGGAATGGTTGATCATCAGCCTCTTCGCGCTGGCGGCATGGGTGTTCTGGCGGGCTCGCGAGGTTGAAGACGTTGGCTATTTTGATGGAATGCTGGCCGCGACACTGGTCTCGATACTCGCCGAACTGTGCTTTACCGCCTACTCCAGCGTAAACAGCTTCTACAGCTTGCTCGGGCATCTGTACAAGATCGTCTCCTACGGCTTCATCTATCAGGTGGTGTTCGTTTCGAGTGTGCGGGCGCCGTATGAGCGGTTGGCGATCGAAATGAGCGAGCGGATCGCTGCGCAACAGCGCATTGACTATATGGCCCACTTCGACAGCCTGACGGGGTTGCCCAACTTGTCCCAGCTGGAGGACCGGACCCGTCAGGCGATGGCCAGCGCCCTGAAACTCAAGGGAGCAGTTGCGGTGCTGTATGTCGATCTTGATCACTTCAAGATGGTCAATGACTCGTTCGGGCGCAGCTTCGGTGACCAGCTGCTATGCACAACCGCAGTAAGGCTGCAGCAGGCATTGCCAGACAGCGCCATGCTGGCACGTGCCAGCGGCGACGAGTTCGTCGTGTTATTGGCGGACCTGAAGAATGCCGAGGGTGCGTCGGCTGTGATCCAGCTTGTCCTCGACGAATTGGCCGAACCCTTCATGGTTGAGCGCCAGCAAATCGTGGTGTCGATTTCCATTGGCGTCGCGGTCGGCCCGAACGATGGCATGGACTTTTCCTGCCTCCTGCGCAACGCAGAAATGGCTATGTACAAAGCCAAGGAAGCTGGGCGTCGGACCTGGTGCTACTACAACGCTGCCCTGGATACTGAGATGCGTGGGCGGCTGTACCTGATCAACGGCCTGCGGCTTGCTATCGAGCGAGAGGAGTTTTTTCTGGAGTACCAGCTGCAGCTGGACCTCGCCAGTGGCAGGGTAGTGGGCGCTGAGGCCTTGTTGCGCTGGCAGCATCCGCAGTGGGGGTTGGTCGCCCCCGGGCAGTTCATTCCTGCAGCGGAACAGAGTGGTCTGATCGTCGATATCGGCGAGTGGATCATTCTCGAGGCGTGCCGACAGGCCGCACGGTGGCAGGCTGAAAAGCTGGACATCCCGCGTGTCGCTGTGAACGTCGCGGCGATACAACTGCACCAGGGCTCGCTGGAACAGACTGTAGCCGCTGCCTTGGCGCAGACCGGTCTGCCGGCTTCGGCGCTGGAGCTTGAGCTGACCGAGTCCAGCCTCGTCGACAACACTGAGCAGGTGATGATCGCGCTGGCAGGTCTGAAGGCTCTGGGAGTTACGCTGTCCATCGATGATTTTGGCACCGGGTATTCATGTCTGGCGTATCTTCGGCGGTTGTCGGTGGACACCTTGAAGATCGATCGCTCCTTTGTCAGCGATCTACCCAACGAAGACGGCCATGCCATCGTCGCCGCTATCATCCACATGGCCGAGTCGCTCGGGCTGAACACGCTGGCAGAGGGGGTCGAGGACGAGGCCACTGCTGCGGAGCTGCTTCGACTTGGCTGCCGGCAGGCGCAGGGTTTTTTCTACGCTCGGCCGGTTCCGGCATCCGCGCTACCCGCCGCTATCGCTTCGCTGCCGGTATAGGGCGCCCGGCTTGGCTGTAGCGGGCAAGCGATGCTCTGGTATAGTCCGGTTGAAATCGTGGCCTGGCATGGGCTACTTTGCGCTGTCAGCTCTGCGAGACCTTTTCCGTGAAATTCAGCAGCACCCTCCTGATGCGTCTGTTCAAGGCTCATGCCCGCTGGCGTTGGCGCGCCTGATCCTCGTTGCTGGCCCCGTGCCGGAATACCCCGTTCACACCTGTATTACCGATCGTTCTGCCGAGCCGCTATCGCGCCGGTTCGGACCGTCATGGCAGGTGGTGGATCAGCCTCAAGCCCTAGGGTGACGCAAATGCTGCTAATGCTGGATAACTACGATTCCTTTACTTACAACGTCGTGCAATACCTCGGCGAACTCGGTGCGGACGTCAAAGTGGTGCGCAACGATGAGTTGAGTGTCGCCGAAATCGAAGCACTGAACCCGGAGCGTATCGTCGTATCGCCTGGCCCCTGCACGCCGAACGAGGCGGGAGTTTCACTCGACCTGATCCGCCATTTCGCCGGCAAGCTGCCGATTCTAGGCGTTTGTCTTGGCCATCAGAGCATCGGGCAAGCGTTTGGTGGTGAGGTCGTGCGGGCGCGTCAGGTCATGCACGGCAAGACGAGTCCGGTCGCTCACCAGAACACGGGCGTGTTCGCCGGCCTGAACAATCCATTAACGGTGACGCGTTACCACTCGTTGGTGGTCAAGCGCGAAACGCTTCCCGACTGTCTGGAAATCACTGCCTGGACGCAGCTGGAAGATGGCAGTGTCGACGAGATCATGGGCTTGCGGCATAAGACGCTGAACATTGAAGGCGTGCAGTTTCATCCTGAGTCAATCCTCACCGAGCAGGGGCACGAATTGTTCGCCAATTTTCTTAAACAGACCGGAGGCGTGCGCTGATGGATATCAAGGAAGCCCTCAACCGCATCGTCGGCCAGCTGGACTTGAGTACCGATGAGATGAAGGCGGTGATGCGCCAGATCATGACTGGTCACTGCACCGATGCGCAGATTGGCGCGTTCCTCATGGGCATGCGCATGAAGAGCGAAACGATCGACGAGATTGTCGGCGCCGTACAGGTGATGCGTGAGCTGGCCGAACCGGTGCATTTCGATACCCATCGATTGGTGGACACCTGCGGTACCGGTGGCGATGGGATGAACATTTTCAATGTTTCAACTGCCGCAGCCTTCGTGGTCGCCGCCGCGGGAGGCAAGGTGGCCAAGCACGGTAACCGTGCGGTGTCGGGCAAGAGTGGCAGCGCCGACCTGCTCGAAGCGGCCGGTGTTTACCTGGATCTCACGCCCGAGCAGGTTGCGCGCAGTGTCGATGCCGTTGGTGTTGGATTCATGTTCGCGCCTGCGCATCACGGTGCGATGAAATTTGCCGCCGGCCCACGCCGTGAGCTGGGCCTGCGCACGCTGTTCAATATCCTCGGCCCGATGTCCAACCCCGCTGGCGTCAAGCATCAGGTGCTTGGCGTGTTCAGCAAGGAACTCTGCCGGCCCATGGCCGAGGTGCTATCGCGCCTGGGAAGCCAGCATGTGTTGGTGGTGCATGCGCAGGATGGGCTTGACGAGATCAGTCTGGCGGCCCCGACCTATGTCGCCGAACTGAACAAGGGAGAGATCACCGAGTACCGTATCCAGCCTGAAGATTTCGGGATCAAGAGCCAGAGCCTGATAGGTCTCAATGTCGAGGATGCACAGGGTTCGCTGGCGCTGATTCGCGACGCACTGGGACGGCGCAAAACGGACAATGGGCAAAAGGCTGCCGACATGATCGTCCTCAATGCCGGTGCTGCGCTTTACGCGGCCGATATCGCCAGCAGCCTGAAGCAGGGCGTAGAGATCGCTCACGATGCGTTGCATACAGGTTTGGCGCGAGACAAGTTCGAGGAGCTGGTGTCCTTCACCGTGGTGTTCAAGCAGGAGAGTTCGCAATGACCAGTGTGCCGACGGTTCTGGAAAAGATCATCAGGCGCAAGCGCGAGGAAGTGACTGAGCGTCGCGGCCGGGTCGGCCTGGCTGAACTCGAAACAATGGCGGCGGCAGCCGACCCGGTCCGCGGTTTTGCCCGCCGGCTGCAGGAGCAGGCGCGTAACAAACAACCGGCTGTGATTGCAGAAATTAAGAAAGCCTCACCAAGCAAAGGGGTGCTGCGAGAGGATTTCGTGCCGGCGGACATCGCCAGAAGCTATGAGGCAGGTGGCGCCACCTGCCTCTCGGTGTTGACCGACATCGACTTCTTTCAAGGGGCCGACGACTACCTGAAGCAAGCGCGCGCGGCATGCGAGCTGCCTGTCATCCGTAAGGACTTCATGGTCGACCCCTACCAGATCATCGAAGCCAGAGCCTTGGGCGCGGACTGTATTCTGCTGATCGTCGCTGCGCTGGAGGACGGTCAGATGGCGGAGCTGGCCGATGTGGCAAAGGCTCAGAATCTGGACGTATTGGTGGAGGTTCATGACGGAGCAGAGCTGGAGCGCGCGCTGCGCCTCGATACGCCTCTGGTCGGGATCAACAACCGTAACCTTCACACCTTCGAACTCAGCCTGGAAACGACTCTCGATCTGCTGCCACGCATCCCTCGAGACCGTCTGGCGGTTACCGAAAGCGGCATTCTTCATCGTGCCGACGTTGAGTTGATGGAAATCAACCAGGTGTATGCGTTTTTGGTGGGAGAGGCTTTCATGCGAGCCGAGCAGCCTGGGGTTGAGCTGCAGCGTTTGTTCTTTCCCGGACGCGCGAGCCTACGGTCGTCGGTCGATCCCGAATAAGCAGCGCGAATAAAAAAGCCGGTTAATAGCCGGCTTTATTATTGGCGTGACGGTTGGCTCAGCGAGTGCCGAATACCACCATGGTCTTGCCTTTCACGTGTACCAACCCCTGGGATTCCAGGCTCTTCAGTACACGCCCGACCATTTCCCTCGAGCAACCAACGATGCGGCCGATCTCCTGGCGAGTGATCTTGATCTGCATGCCATCGGGGTGCGTCATCGCATCGGGCTGCTTGCACAGGTCGAGCAATGTGCGGGCTACGCGACCGGTTACGTCGAGGAACGCCAGATCACCCACCTTGCGCGTCGTATTGCGCAAGCGTTCAGCCATCTGGCTGCCGAGCGCATAAAGAATATCGGGGTCTTGCTGGGTCAGTTCACGGAACTTGGCATAGCTCAGTTCTGCTACTTCACATTCAGTCTTAGCGCGAACCCATGCGCTGCGTTCTTTTTCCGAACCCTCTTTCTCGAACAGTCCCATCTCTCCGAAGAAGTCGCCAGAGTTGAGATAGGCAATGATCATTTCACGACCATCGTCGTCTTCGATCAGGATCGTGACCGAACCTTTAACGATGAAGAAAAGCGTTTCGCTACGGTCACCGGCATAGATGATAGTGCTCTTGGCGGTGTAGCGTCGGCGATGGCAATGTGCAAGTAGTTTGTCGATGTTCTTGATCTTGGGCGTGAGTGTAATAGCGACCATGCTGTAGTCCCGGAAGATGTGTCCAATAGGAGGCAGTTCTTATTATGTATGACTGAGTTCTGTTATCAGGCTTAGCGAGCTTAACAGACCCGTTCGGGTCGACAATAAAACTGCGACACG encodes:
- the trpD gene encoding anthranilate phosphoribosyltransferase, with amino-acid sequence MDIKEALNRIVGQLDLSTDEMKAVMRQIMTGHCTDAQIGAFLMGMRMKSETIDEIVGAVQVMRELAEPVHFDTHRLVDTCGTGGDGMNIFNVSTAAAFVVAAAGGKVAKHGNRAVSGKSGSADLLEAAGVYLDLTPEQVARSVDAVGVGFMFAPAHHGAMKFAAGPRRELGLRTLFNILGPMSNPAGVKHQVLGVFSKELCRPMAEVLSRLGSQHVLVVHAQDGLDEISLAAPTYVAELNKGEITEYRIQPEDFGIKSQSLIGLNVEDAQGSLALIRDALGRRKTDNGQKAADMIVLNAGAALYAADIASSLKQGVEIAHDALHTGLARDKFEELVSFTVVFKQESSQ
- a CDS encoding aminodeoxychorismate/anthranilate synthase component II, with the translated sequence MLLMLDNYDSFTYNVVQYLGELGADVKVVRNDELSVAEIEALNPERIVVSPGPCTPNEAGVSLDLIRHFAGKLPILGVCLGHQSIGQAFGGEVVRARQVMHGKTSPVAHQNTGVFAGLNNPLTVTRYHSLVVKRETLPDCLEITAWTQLEDGSVDEIMGLRHKTLNIEGVQFHPESILTEQGHELFANFLKQTGGVR
- a CDS encoding cAMP-activated global transcriptional regulator CRP; translated protein: MVAITLTPKIKNIDKLLAHCHRRRYTAKSTIIYAGDRSETLFFIVKGSVTILIEDDDGREMIIAYLNSGDFFGEMGLFEKEGSEKERSAWVRAKTECEVAELSYAKFRELTQQDPDILYALGSQMAERLRNTTRKVGDLAFLDVTGRVARTLLDLCKQPDAMTHPDGMQIKITRQEIGRIVGCSREMVGRVLKSLESQGLVHVKGKTMVVFGTR
- a CDS encoding anthranilate synthase component I, which translates into the protein MTREEFLRLAAEGHNRIPLSFETLADFDTPLTLYLKLADAPNSYLLESVQGGEKWGRYSIIGLPCRTVLRVHDHNVSVTTDGIETEQSEVEDPLAFVEAFQQRYRVAPVEGLPRFNGGLVGYFGYDSVRYVERKLATCPNPDPLGTPDILLMVSDAVVVFDNLAGKLHCIVLADPSQPNAYEAGQAQLQALREKLRQSITPRLGLDFENGGDTEPTFRSSFSREDYEQAVNRIKDYILAGDCMQVVISQRMSIPFKAAPIDLYRALRCFNPTPYMYFFNFGDFHVVGSSPEVLVRVEEGLVTVRPIAGTRPRGVNEEADLALEQDLLSDAKELAEHLMLIDLGRNDVGRVAENGSVRLTEKMVIERYSNVMHIVSNVTGQLKAPLTAMDALRAILPAGTLSGAPKVRAMEIIDELEPVKRGVYGGAVGYLAWNGNMDTAIAIRTAVIKDGELHVQAGAGIVADSQPALEWEETLNKRRAMFRAVALAEHGSD
- a CDS encoding GGDEF-domain containing protein; the protein is MSQLPSPRSSSVRQSWPLASSLVIALAALLMLVWLLSSLADLNGSPVWFPLPLHIAVETFSIVVAALVFAVAWHSQQPVHRSNPLLACAFLAIALLDLAHMLSYRGMPVWVTPASAEKAIAFWLVSRVLLAFTLLAVACRLCHRSIPLPRHLLLASSLGLVALVVYLQLFQPQLWPRTFVEGEGLTRFKVQMEWLIISLFALAAWVFWRAREVEDVGYFDGMLAATLVSILAELCFTAYSSVNSFYSLLGHLYKIVSYGFIYQVVFVSSVRAPYERLAIEMSERIAAQQRIDYMAHFDSLTGLPNLSQLEDRTRQAMASALKLKGAVAVLYVDLDHFKMVNDSFGRSFGDQLLCTTAVRLQQALPDSAMLARASGDEFVVLLADLKNAEGASAVIQLVLDELAEPFMVERQQIVVSISIGVAVGPNDGMDFSCLLRNAEMAMYKAKEAGRRTWCYYNAALDTEMRGRLYLINGLRLAIEREEFFLEYQLQLDLASGRVVGAEALLRWQHPQWGLVAPGQFIPAAEQSGLIVDIGEWIILEACRQAARWQAEKLDIPRVAVNVAAIQLHQGSLEQTVAAALAQTGLPASALELELTESSLVDNTEQVMIALAGLKALGVTLSIDDFGTGYSCLAYLRRLSVDTLKIDRSFVSDLPNEDGHAIVAAIIHMAESLGLNTLAEGVEDEATAAELLRLGCRQAQGFFYARPVPASALPAAIASLPV
- a CDS encoding indole-3-glycerol phosphate synthase TrpC encodes the protein MTSVPTVLEKIIRRKREEVTERRGRVGLAELETMAAAADPVRGFARRLQEQARNKQPAVIAEIKKASPSKGVLREDFVPADIARSYEAGGATCLSVLTDIDFFQGADDYLKQARAACELPVIRKDFMVDPYQIIEARALGADCILLIVAALEDGQMAELADVAKAQNLDVLVEVHDGAELERALRLDTPLVGINNRNLHTFELSLETTLDLLPRIPRDRLAVTESGILHRADVELMEINQVYAFLVGEAFMRAEQPGVELQRLFFPGRASLRSSVDPE